In the Paenibacillus sp. FSL H7-0357 genome, one interval contains:
- a CDS encoding response regulator: MFNILVVDDEPLICKGLSSLLASSGLDIGHIYTASSGFEALDCVRMEEIDLLVTDIQMGAMSGIELMQHAKLAKPWVQTIVISAHETFQYAQMAVRLGAKDYLIKPLNSEQFLDSVRNVLLKMDKPSPELATLMSGIGESFRLEEPLPAYSQLLNALLADPGIVLGDEEGMRKLDELQLKGPYFSVIKLKLPGVGLGKKYNARDSGLLRYGVLNIAKELLDQEWNSIAFYSPGEEITVIIQWDEKSYEESAAGQVGRLDMLGRSLHFNIHKYLHLNVVIGISQILKGLSFMEVLNRQASKAILWNKEHNDHYVFYYGDFNWNNYTADPSAEELHTRSNLIVQKAKEYIDENYAQKGLTIHEVAKKNHVSPNYLSYLFKKNTGHNLWEYVIKLRMEDSREMILHTDLRRYEIAERVGYESPEHFSKIFKKYYGISPSELKK, from the coding sequence ATGTTCAATATTTTGGTTGTGGACGATGAACCGCTCATTTGCAAAGGGCTTAGCAGCCTGCTTGCTTCCTCAGGGCTGGATATCGGCCATATCTATACCGCGAGCAGCGGTTTTGAGGCGCTGGATTGCGTCCGCATGGAAGAGATTGATCTGCTTGTTACCGATATCCAGATGGGAGCGATGAGCGGCATTGAACTGATGCAGCATGCGAAGCTGGCGAAACCCTGGGTGCAGACCATCGTCATTTCCGCTCATGAAACCTTTCAATATGCTCAAATGGCCGTAAGGCTGGGAGCTAAGGATTATTTGATTAAACCGCTGAACAGTGAGCAGTTTCTTGACTCGGTACGCAATGTGCTGCTCAAGATGGATAAGCCATCACCGGAGCTGGCGACTTTAATGAGCGGCATCGGCGAAAGCTTCCGGCTTGAGGAGCCGCTTCCGGCATACAGTCAGCTATTAAATGCGCTGCTTGCTGATCCGGGCATTGTGTTAGGCGATGAGGAAGGGATGCGCAAGCTGGATGAACTGCAGCTGAAGGGGCCTTATTTCTCGGTAATCAAGCTCAAGCTCCCGGGAGTAGGACTGGGCAAGAAGTACAATGCCCGCGATAGCGGCTTGCTGCGTTACGGTGTGCTTAACATCGCCAAAGAGCTGCTGGATCAGGAGTGGAACTCCATTGCTTTTTATTCTCCCGGGGAAGAAATTACCGTTATCATCCAGTGGGATGAGAAAAGCTACGAGGAATCGGCGGCAGGCCAGGTGGGCAGGCTGGATATGCTCGGCCGCAGTCTGCATTTTAATATCCATAAATACCTGCATCTGAACGTGGTGATCGGGATCAGTCAGATTCTCAAGGGATTGTCGTTCATGGAGGTGCTGAACCGTCAGGCTTCCAAGGCTATTCTGTGGAACAAGGAACATAACGATCATTATGTGTTCTACTACGGAGATTTCAATTGGAACAATTATACCGCCGACCCCTCTGCAGAGGAGCTGCATACACGCAGCAATCTGATCGTGCAGAAGGCCAAGGAATATATCGACGAGAACTACGCCCAGAAGGGCTTGACCATTCACGAGGTAGCCAAAAAAAATCATGTCAGCCCCAATTATTTAAGCTATCTGTTCAAAAAAAATACGGGCCATAACCTGTGGGAATATGTTATTAAGCTGCGGATGGAGGACAGCCGGGAGATGATTCTGCATACGGACCTGCGCCGTTATGAGATTGCCGAGCGGGTCGGCTACGAATCACCGGAGCATTTCAGCAAGATTTTCAAAAAATATTATGGAATCAGCCCCAGTGAATTGAAGAAGTAA
- the adhE gene encoding bifunctional acetaldehyde-CoA/alcohol dehydrogenase has protein sequence MAVKNEVAAQVKQTTAEEYIQILVDKAKKAQEAYMALDQEQVNTIVHAMALAGLDKHMYLAKLAVEETGRGVYEDKITKNIFSTEYIWHGIKYDKTVGVVEDNKYDSFQKIAEPVGIVMGITPVTNPTSTTMFKALIAAKTRNPIIFGFHPSAQECSAAAAKILHDAAVKAGAPENCIQWIELPTMDKTNALMNNPDVALILATGGSAMVKAAYSCGKPALGVGPGNVPAFIEKSADIDQAVTDIILSKTFDNGMICASEQAVIIEEAIFDQVKKKMIANGCYFVNKEEAAKLTNGAMNVEKCAVNPAIVGQSAVKIAEMCGIQVPAGTKILVAELEGVGTKYPLSAEKLSPVLACYKVKNADQGIERAAQVVEFGGMGHSSAIHSNNEEVIMKFSNRLQTGRILVNSPSTHGAIGDIYNTNIASLTLGCGSYGRNSVSQNVTAINLINVKRVNRRTVNMQWFKVPDKIYFEKGATQYLAKMPDITRVAIITDPMMVKLGYVERVEHYLRQRQTPVAIEVFSEVEPDPSTTTVEKGTAMMNRFQPDCIIALGGGSPMDAAKGMWLFYEHPDADFNGLKQKFMDIRKRVYKFPKLGNKAKFVAIPTTSGTGSEVTSFAVITDKTTANNTKYPLADYELTPDVAIIDPEFVYSLPKTAVADTGMDVLTHAIEAYVSVMASDYTDGLAIKAIQLVFQYLEKSALEGDKLAREKMHNASTLAGMAFANAFLGINHSLAHKWGGQYHTAHGRTNAILMPHVIRYNAKKPTKFASFPKYSHFVADERYAEIARILGLPARTTEEGVTSLINAIRDMNKKLGIEESFQQLGFDPKDFESRVDYLADRAFEDQCTTANPKLPLVTELADVYRNAFYGRFDN, from the coding sequence ATGGCAGTTAAAAACGAAGTCGCCGCCCAAGTGAAACAAACCACCGCTGAAGAGTATATTCAGATTTTGGTGGATAAAGCAAAGAAAGCTCAAGAAGCGTATATGGCGCTGGATCAAGAGCAAGTTAACACAATCGTTCATGCAATGGCATTGGCTGGGCTCGACAAGCATATGTACCTGGCAAAATTGGCTGTAGAAGAAACAGGACGCGGTGTATACGAAGACAAAATTACGAAGAACATCTTCTCAACTGAATATATCTGGCACGGAATTAAATACGACAAAACAGTAGGCGTCGTTGAAGATAATAAATATGATAGCTTCCAAAAAATTGCCGAGCCGGTCGGAATCGTAATGGGTATCACACCGGTAACCAACCCAACATCAACCACGATGTTTAAAGCACTGATTGCCGCTAAGACACGTAATCCTATTATATTCGGTTTCCATCCATCAGCGCAAGAGTGTAGTGCCGCAGCAGCAAAAATTCTTCATGATGCAGCTGTGAAAGCAGGCGCTCCTGAGAACTGTATCCAATGGATTGAGCTTCCGACAATGGACAAAACAAACGCATTGATGAACAATCCGGACGTCGCTCTTATCCTGGCAACAGGCGGATCTGCAATGGTTAAAGCGGCATACAGCTGTGGTAAACCGGCTCTCGGCGTAGGCCCTGGTAACGTACCTGCCTTCATTGAGAAAAGTGCTGATATCGACCAAGCGGTTACTGACATTATTCTTTCCAAGACTTTTGACAATGGTATGATTTGCGCTTCCGAGCAGGCTGTTATTATTGAAGAAGCAATTTTTGACCAAGTGAAAAAGAAAATGATCGCAAATGGCTGCTACTTTGTGAATAAAGAAGAAGCTGCTAAGCTGACCAACGGCGCAATGAATGTAGAAAAATGTGCGGTTAACCCGGCAATCGTAGGTCAATCCGCTGTGAAGATCGCTGAAATGTGCGGTATCCAGGTTCCTGCCGGAACGAAGATTCTGGTAGCTGAACTCGAAGGCGTAGGCACCAAGTACCCGCTGTCCGCTGAGAAACTTAGCCCGGTTCTGGCTTGCTACAAGGTTAAGAACGCTGACCAAGGGATTGAACGCGCAGCTCAAGTCGTTGAATTCGGCGGCATGGGACACAGCTCGGCTATCCATTCCAACAATGAAGAAGTTATCATGAAGTTCTCGAACCGTCTGCAAACTGGACGTATTCTTGTTAACTCGCCTTCAACACATGGCGCCATCGGCGACATTTACAATACTAATATCGCTTCGCTGACTCTGGGCTGCGGATCTTATGGACGCAACTCGGTATCGCAAAACGTAACTGCCATCAATCTGATCAATGTGAAAAGGGTGAACCGTCGTACCGTGAATATGCAATGGTTTAAGGTGCCTGATAAGATTTATTTCGAAAAGGGAGCCACTCAATACCTGGCCAAAATGCCTGATATTACCCGCGTAGCAATTATCACTGACCCTATGATGGTTAAACTGGGTTATGTAGAAAGAGTAGAGCACTACCTGCGTCAACGCCAGACCCCTGTAGCGATCGAAGTGTTCTCGGAAGTTGAACCGGATCCATCGACAACTACCGTGGAAAAAGGTACAGCTATGATGAACAGATTCCAACCGGACTGCATCATCGCACTCGGCGGCGGTTCCCCAATGGATGCTGCAAAAGGAATGTGGCTGTTCTATGAACACCCGGATGCTGACTTTAACGGTTTGAAACAAAAGTTCATGGATATCCGCAAACGGGTATACAAATTCCCTAAGCTCGGCAACAAAGCGAAATTTGTAGCTATTCCAACAACATCGGGTACAGGTTCGGAAGTAACCTCGTTCGCGGTTATTACTGACAAAACTACTGCAAATAATACTAAATATCCGCTTGCAGACTATGAGCTGACTCCGGATGTAGCGATCATCGACCCTGAGTTTGTATATAGCTTGCCTAAGACTGCTGTTGCTGATACAGGTATGGACGTATTGACACATGCGATTGAAGCTTATGTTTCCGTTATGGCAAGTGACTACACCGATGGTCTGGCTATCAAAGCTATCCAGCTGGTATTCCAATACCTGGAGAAGTCCGCACTTGAAGGCGACAAACTTGCCCGCGAAAAAATGCACAACGCATCGACGCTGGCTGGTATGGCATTTGCCAATGCATTCCTGGGCATCAACCACAGCTTGGCGCACAAATGGGGCGGTCAATACCACACGGCTCATGGACGTACCAATGCCATCCTGATGCCGCACGTTATCCGTTACAATGCCAAGAAACCAACGAAGTTTGCTTCGTTCCCTAAATATTCGCACTTTGTAGCTGACGAACGTTATGCTGAAATCGCCCGTATTCTGGGATTGCCTGCACGCACTACCGAAGAAGGCGTAACCAGCCTGATCAATGCAATCCGCGACATGAACAAAAAATTGGGCATTGAAGAGTCGTTCCAACAACTCGGCTTTGATCCTAAGGATTTCGAATCCCGCGTAGACTATCTGGCTGACCGTGCATTTGAAGACCAATGTACTACTGCCAACCCTAAACTGCCGCTGGTTACTGAACTTGCTGATGTATACCGCAACGCATTCTACGGAAGATTCGACAACTAA
- a CDS encoding alpha/beta hydrolase: METLLLWPEGAPGALGSSDEDSPAITPYLVEGKHNAAVLICPGGGYGMRAYHEGEPIAEWLNTLGISAFVLRYRVAPYQYPSALQDAQRALRTIRFRAGEYGIDPGKLGILGFSAGGHLASTTGVSFDRENAGAAEPLDRQSSRPDFMILCYPVITLYAAAAHQGSRANLLGETPEEELVKLLSSELQVTADTPPTFLWHTSDDGSVPVANSLLFAAELERHHIPFDLHVYAHGRHGLGLADEEPHTRTWTEACASWLQLNGYAKQR, encoded by the coding sequence ATGGAAACGTTGTTGTTATGGCCGGAGGGAGCTCCGGGAGCTCTGGGAAGTAGCGATGAGGATAGTCCGGCGATTACGCCGTATCTGGTAGAAGGAAAGCACAATGCTGCGGTATTGATATGCCCGGGTGGCGGCTACGGCATGCGGGCATATCATGAAGGGGAGCCGATAGCCGAGTGGCTGAATACACTGGGAATCTCAGCCTTTGTACTGCGCTATCGTGTGGCGCCATATCAATATCCAAGCGCGCTGCAAGACGCCCAAAGAGCGCTGCGCACAATCCGCTTCCGTGCTGGCGAATACGGAATTGATCCCGGTAAACTTGGAATCCTGGGCTTCTCTGCCGGCGGGCATCTCGCTTCGACCACTGGAGTCTCGTTTGACCGGGAAAATGCCGGGGCGGCCGAACCGCTGGACCGTCAGTCCAGCCGCCCGGACTTTATGATCCTGTGTTACCCGGTGATCACCCTGTACGCCGCGGCAGCCCATCAAGGCTCCAGAGCCAATCTGCTCGGGGAGACTCCGGAGGAGGAGCTGGTCAAGCTGCTCAGCAGTGAGCTGCAAGTAACAGCGGACACTCCGCCGACCTTCCTCTGGCACACCTCAGATGACGGTTCAGTACCTGTAGCGAACAGCCTGCTGTTCGCCGCCGAATTAGAACGTCATCATATTCCGTTCGATCTGCATGTATACGCGCACGGGAGACATGGGCTCGGCCTGGCGGATGAAGAACCTCATACCCGCACTTGGACAGAGGCATGCGCTTCCTGGCTGCAACTGAACGGCTATGCCAAACAGCGCTAA
- the pgmB gene encoding beta-phosphoglucomutase yields MLEHMKGAIFDLDGVIVDTAKYHFLAWRSLAEELGFVFTEEHNEQLKGVSRTRSLDILLEIGGMEFSEAEKLAMADKKNRLYVEYISGLNESALLPGVKEYLNSLRARGVAIALGSASKNAAFILDKLNIAGLFDAVVDGNKVTLAKPDPEVFQTACKELGLQPGECVVFEDAEAGVAAGKAAGMLVVGIGKPEVLKEADLVVTGLHEL; encoded by the coding sequence ATGCTGGAACATATGAAAGGCGCAATCTTTGATCTCGACGGTGTGATTGTGGATACAGCTAAATATCACTTTTTGGCCTGGCGTTCACTTGCCGAAGAGCTTGGCTTCGTGTTTACAGAAGAACACAATGAACAGCTTAAGGGGGTAAGCCGGACGAGATCGCTGGACATCCTGCTGGAAATCGGCGGCATGGAATTCAGTGAAGCGGAGAAGCTTGCCATGGCAGACAAGAAAAACCGCCTGTATGTAGAGTACATCTCCGGTCTGAATGAATCTGCACTGCTGCCCGGCGTTAAGGAATACTTGAACAGCCTGAGGGCGCGTGGTGTAGCCATTGCTCTCGGTTCAGCCAGCAAAAATGCCGCGTTCATTCTGGATAAGCTGAACATTGCCGGATTGTTTGATGCGGTTGTTGACGGCAACAAGGTAACCCTTGCCAAGCCGGACCCGGAAGTATTTCAAACCGCCTGCAAGGAGCTTGGTTTGCAGCCCGGCGAGTGTGTGGTGTTCGAGGATGCAGAGGCTGGCGTTGCAGCAGGCAAAGCGGCAGGGATGCTGGTTGTCGGTATCGGTAAACCGGAGGTGCTGAAGGAAGCCGATCTGGTGGTTACCGGATTGCATGAACTGTAA
- a CDS encoding carbohydrate ABC transporter permease, translated as MKSAERGILSEHDLKKTSNKIVYGIMVFFILIMIFTMLYPILMTMFNGLKSNQEVNSFPPHFFPQEWHFANLKDALDYIDLLKFLRNTIYIFVGNMIMTLVVLGLASFSISRMNVPFKRVFYFFFLMTLFIPATSYMIPNFVNLKELGLLNQYAAFWLPAGANTFYFLLLKNFFDGLHPEIFEAARIDGASEPRSFFSIAVPLSIPIFATLAIFIFSTAWNDWFWPSLVMHSEDKYTLATSIYKYVINVKALNTNIKFAILFLVSLPPILVFLIFQRFIMRGVALSAVKG; from the coding sequence ATGAAGAGCGCAGAGAGAGGAATTCTTTCCGAACATGATTTGAAGAAAACAAGCAACAAAATCGTCTACGGAATTATGGTGTTTTTCATCCTGATTATGATCTTTACCATGCTGTATCCCATCCTGATGACGATGTTCAACGGCCTGAAATCCAATCAGGAGGTCAACTCGTTCCCGCCGCATTTTTTCCCCCAGGAATGGCATTTCGCCAACCTGAAAGATGCGCTGGATTACATTGACCTGCTGAAATTCCTCAGGAACACGATTTATATTTTTGTCGGGAATATGATTATGACTCTGGTCGTGCTCGGTCTTGCTTCTTTCAGTATTTCGCGGATGAATGTGCCGTTCAAGAGAGTTTTCTATTTCTTCTTCCTGATGACACTGTTTATTCCGGCGACCAGCTATATGATCCCGAACTTTGTCAATCTTAAGGAACTCGGACTCTTGAACCAGTATGCAGCTTTCTGGCTTCCTGCCGGGGCGAATACGTTTTATTTCCTGCTCCTGAAGAACTTTTTTGACGGACTCCATCCTGAGATTTTTGAAGCTGCGCGGATTGACGGTGCCTCGGAACCGCGAAGCTTCTTCTCAATCGCCGTACCACTGTCCATTCCAATCTTCGCCACACTGGCGATCTTTATCTTCTCGACAGCCTGGAATGACTGGTTCTGGCCATCGCTTGTCATGCATAGCGAGGACAAATATACACTTGCGACATCGATCTATAAATATGTGATCAACGTCAAGGCGCTCAATACTAATATCAAGTTCGCTATTCTTTTTCTAGTCTCGCTGCCGCCAATTTTGGTCTTCCTGATTTTTCAGAGATTCATTATGCGCGGGGTGGCGCTGTCAGCGGTTAAGGGCTGA
- a CDS encoding ABC transporter substrate-binding protein, with translation MRKYSSVLACLLVTGSLLSACGGNNNNNGNAQGNKGGEASPAATAETADKTAAPTDAPADDITQRKVTIKIHYPTPDLTEMRAQEDDRIKRFQAEYPNVEIVKDDWQYNVSEIGVKMAANEAPTFFNTYATEAKFLIEKGWVADITDLWNKYEYKDQINPVLQNQFIIDDKVYGVTQKGYVTTTMINKKMLDDKGVAVPAMDWTWDDMLNTAKGVADAKKGISGIAPMGKGNEAGWNWTNFLFEAGGEIQKVEGGKVVATFNSDAGVKALDFYKKLRWEAEAIPQDWALGWGDAVGAFQQGRTAMVMAGSDGVIEQALNQGGLKPADVLTYPMPAFEKGGKHTGVLGGDYLVINPNATKDEQEMAFRYITFDYFSDKGLDALDAILQQRKADGKYFIPPLLDYYAADSEFGKKTKAVYDKYSDIVYQYNPDIMALLDGKPEAQYNTQDYYATLSNVIQELFSKKGTDSKAQLDAAAKTVQEKFFDTIKVE, from the coding sequence ATGCGTAAATATTCCAGCGTATTAGCCTGTCTCCTTGTGACCGGCTCGTTGTTATCCGCCTGCGGCGGCAACAATAACAACAACGGAAATGCACAGGGGAATAAGGGAGGGGAAGCTTCACCGGCAGCTACTGCTGAGACAGCGGATAAAACTGCTGCTCCAACGGATGCGCCCGCGGATGATATCACTCAGAGAAAAGTAACGATCAAAATTCACTATCCTACACCTGACTTGACAGAAATGAGGGCACAGGAAGATGACCGGATCAAACGCTTCCAGGCAGAGTATCCGAACGTCGAGATCGTAAAAGACGACTGGCAGTACAACGTAAGTGAAATCGGCGTGAAGATGGCTGCGAATGAAGCGCCGACCTTCTTCAACACTTATGCTACAGAAGCCAAATTCCTGATTGAAAAAGGCTGGGTTGCCGATATTACCGATCTTTGGAACAAATATGAATACAAGGATCAGATCAATCCGGTGCTGCAGAACCAGTTCATTATTGACGATAAAGTCTACGGGGTCACACAGAAGGGTTATGTTACCACGACAATGATCAATAAAAAAATGCTGGATGACAAAGGTGTAGCGGTGCCTGCAATGGATTGGACCTGGGATGATATGCTGAATACAGCCAAAGGTGTAGCAGATGCCAAAAAAGGAATTTCCGGTATCGCACCTATGGGTAAAGGCAATGAAGCAGGCTGGAACTGGACCAACTTCCTGTTCGAAGCGGGTGGGGAAATTCAAAAAGTTGAAGGAGGCAAGGTCGTTGCAACCTTCAACTCTGATGCCGGTGTGAAAGCGCTGGACTTCTACAAGAAGCTGAGATGGGAAGCGGAAGCAATTCCTCAGGATTGGGCACTTGGCTGGGGTGATGCTGTAGGTGCATTCCAACAAGGACGTACGGCCATGGTAATGGCGGGTTCCGACGGAGTTATTGAGCAAGCGCTGAATCAAGGCGGATTGAAGCCTGCAGATGTGCTGACCTATCCGATGCCTGCTTTTGAAAAAGGCGGCAAGCATACCGGAGTACTTGGCGGAGACTATCTGGTCATCAATCCTAACGCTACAAAAGACGAGCAGGAGATGGCGTTCCGTTACATTACCTTTGATTATTTCTCCGATAAAGGTCTCGATGCGCTCGACGCTATTCTGCAGCAGCGTAAAGCGGACGGCAAATACTTCATCCCGCCGCTTCTGGACTACTATGCTGCAGATTCCGAGTTCGGCAAGAAGACCAAAGCGGTATATGACAAGTATTCCGATATCGTGTACCAATATAACCCGGATATTATGGCCCTCTTGGACGGCAAACCGGAAGCACAGTACAATACTCAAGATTACTATGCAACCCTGTCCAATGTGATTCAGGAGCTGTTCTCCAAAAAAGGAACCGACTCCAAAGCACAGTTAGATGCTGCTGCCAAAACTGTGCAGGAGAAATTCTTTGATACTATTAAAGTAGAGTAG
- a CDS encoding cache domain-containing sensor histidine kinase — protein sequence MLSALMKPFVRLNVKQQLILLFLIMVSPILILNSYGNYKAEEILKRHVTNAYVELNKQNFAIINRDIDTVNKITTTVIQNPILQQLNMQGDDTVLERVERYETIEKLLGSYSQGAEHGDGIFYSLYVYDPDNYYFFAPNFPQVKKAGVYFFSTGEEPYWFDQVVHEKGRGYLMFTERLSPQAENMKTLTYVRAVNNIYRGSGTIGVLVVTKMESKIGESLKSISLPDGEIYLTDMSNRVLASTTNSTGEVIKLPEGAESGDPEGTRDVITDDFIYVVNNNHMLGQKLVYKVPVKALLQQQNEMKQVIQYITVAYALFGIIIITYFWRSLMTPLQKLAFFVRKFEPGNRVPETPRRGTNDEVSVLISSTYDMARRLNGLIMYKYQMELKQKESQLQLLYQQINPHLLYNTLESIYWKSSLEGNVESAEMIKELSKLMKISLSRGRELITLEEELEHASAYIKLQQHRYDYVFAVIWRIEPDTKSNLIPKITLQPLIENAIIHGVKNMDEDGEIIISASAQDDVIQITIEDNGYKQVDYEAIRQVLNDESPNPASGYGIRNINQRVHLHFGPDYGISYAPRREGGTVVTVKLPKSENQE from the coding sequence ATGTTGTCAGCACTTATGAAGCCGTTCGTCAGGCTGAACGTTAAGCAGCAGCTGATCCTGCTGTTTCTGATTATGGTCTCACCTATACTGATCCTGAACAGCTACGGAAATTACAAGGCGGAGGAGATTCTGAAGCGGCATGTCACCAATGCTTATGTAGAGCTGAATAAACAGAATTTTGCAATCATTAACAGGGACATTGATACAGTAAACAAAATCACTACGACGGTCATCCAGAACCCGATCCTGCAGCAGCTGAATATGCAAGGGGATGATACGGTATTGGAGCGGGTCGAACGTTATGAAACGATTGAAAAGCTCCTGGGGAGCTATTCACAGGGAGCCGAACACGGCGACGGAATCTTCTACTCTCTCTATGTGTACGATCCGGATAACTATTACTTTTTCGCACCCAACTTCCCGCAGGTGAAGAAAGCAGGCGTTTATTTTTTCTCCACAGGGGAGGAGCCGTATTGGTTCGATCAGGTGGTGCATGAGAAGGGCCGGGGGTATCTCATGTTTACAGAAAGACTCAGTCCGCAGGCGGAAAATATGAAGACACTTACCTACGTCAGAGCGGTCAATAACATTTACAGGGGATCAGGGACGATAGGTGTGCTGGTGGTGACCAAGATGGAATCCAAGATCGGCGAATCACTTAAATCCATCTCTCTGCCTGACGGAGAAATTTACTTAACGGATATGAGCAACCGTGTGCTGGCGTCCACTACAAATTCCACCGGTGAAGTGATTAAGCTGCCGGAGGGGGCAGAGAGCGGGGATCCCGAAGGGACGCGGGATGTGATTACAGATGATTTCATTTATGTTGTGAACAATAATCATATGCTGGGGCAGAAGCTGGTTTATAAGGTTCCGGTAAAAGCGCTGCTGCAGCAGCAGAATGAAATGAAGCAGGTCATTCAATACATAACGGTCGCCTATGCGCTATTCGGGATTATCATCATCACCTATTTTTGGCGCTCCCTAATGACACCGCTGCAGAAGCTGGCCTTTTTCGTCCGGAAATTTGAACCGGGGAACCGTGTGCCCGAAACGCCCAGAAGAGGGACCAACGACGAAGTCAGCGTCCTGATCTCCTCGACCTATGATATGGCCCGCAGGTTAAACGGCTTGATTATGTATAAATACCAAATGGAGCTGAAACAGAAAGAATCCCAGCTGCAGCTGCTTTATCAGCAGATCAACCCGCATTTGTTGTATAACACGCTGGAGAGCATCTACTGGAAAAGCTCGCTGGAAGGTAACGTGGAATCGGCGGAAATGATCAAGGAACTATCCAAGCTGATGAAAATCAGCCTGAGCCGGGGCAGGGAACTGATTACGCTGGAAGAAGAACTGGAGCATGCCAGTGCCTATATCAAACTGCAGCAGCACCGCTATGATTATGTTTTTGCTGTCATCTGGAGAATAGAGCCGGACACGAAAAGCAATCTGATTCCCAAGATCACTTTGCAGCCATTGATTGAGAACGCCATCATACACGGTGTCAAAAACATGGATGAGGACGGAGAGATTATCATCAGCGCAAGCGCGCAGGATGACGTCATCCAAATCACAATTGAAGACAACGGATATAAACAGGTCGACTATGAGGCGATTAGGCAGGTGCTGAACGATGAGAGTCCGAACCCTGCCAGCGGCTATGGCATCCGCAATATTAATCAACGCGTGCATTTGCATTTTGGTCCTGATTATGGAATCAGTTATGCGCCGCGCCGGGAGGGCGGGACGGTAGTGACCGTCAAGCTTCCGAAGTCGGAGAATCAGGAATAG
- a CDS encoding carbohydrate ABC transporter permease, whose amino-acid sequence MNQTAALHEELPAKLENKPYKQNRWKKNFWGYMFLLPAIIIFIMFMWVPIFKGFLYSFYTVDFVKGNTFVGMDNYARALTDPDVLIAVKNTVYYMGLCLVIGFWVPIAFAIAISELRKFGGFVRVAAYLPYVMPAVVLYGLWRWLYDPVGPINALLGTMGADQIPFLTDSRWSMISLVFMETWQQFGSGMLIYLAAVLSIPRDWYEAAEIDGAGVWARIRHITLPSLRNLIILMLILQVIATSQGYQSQLALLDGGPNKTTLTYALLIVKYAFTRLDYGTATALGMLMFVVLGGLGILQFKLNKEDN is encoded by the coding sequence ATGAACCAGACCGCTGCGTTACACGAGGAGCTGCCGGCGAAGCTCGAGAACAAACCGTACAAACAGAATCGCTGGAAAAAAAACTTTTGGGGCTATATGTTCCTTCTGCCAGCAATCATCATCTTTATCATGTTTATGTGGGTGCCTATTTTTAAAGGTTTTCTGTACAGCTTCTATACTGTAGATTTCGTTAAAGGCAATACCTTTGTCGGCATGGACAATTATGCGAGAGCCCTCACGGACCCCGATGTTCTGATTGCCGTCAAAAATACAGTCTACTATATGGGACTCTGTCTGGTTATAGGCTTTTGGGTACCGATCGCTTTTGCTATCGCTATCTCGGAACTGAGAAAATTCGGCGGTTTTGTACGCGTTGCGGCTTATCTGCCTTATGTTATGCCGGCCGTAGTGCTCTATGGGCTGTGGAGATGGCTGTATGACCCCGTAGGCCCGATCAATGCCTTGCTGGGCACGATGGGTGCAGACCAGATCCCGTTTCTGACGGACAGCAGGTGGTCGATGATCTCACTGGTGTTCATGGAAACCTGGCAGCAGTTCGGCTCCGGGATGCTGATTTATCTGGCAGCCGTGCTCAGTATTCCACGCGACTGGTATGAAGCTGCGGAAATTGACGGTGCCGGTGTCTGGGCCCGTATCCGCCATATCACACTTCCTTCACTGCGTAATCTGATTATTCTGATGCTGATCCTGCAGGTCATCGCGACTTCCCAGGGATACCAATCACAGCTGGCATTGCTTGACGGCGGACCCAATAAGACGACGCTGACCTATGCTCTGCTAATTGTGAAGTATGCATTTACCAGACTGGATTATGGAACCGCGACTGCACTGGGCATGCTGATGTTTGTTGTCCTCGGCGGTTTGGGCATTTTACAGTTCAAGCTGAACAAGGAGGACAATTAA